The following proteins come from a genomic window of Populus alba chromosome 12, ASM523922v2, whole genome shotgun sequence:
- the LOC118060656 gene encoding phosphoglucomutase, chloroplastic, protein MASSTSCLRLENVIFSSTNRKLRQTNANGSVLLSSPIRSLSLLSPSPLFSPKFALLKNLLSVSSSLSVKASSSTAIAEPEGIKINSVSTKPIEGQKTGTSGLRKKVKIFKEENYLANWIQALFNSLPPEDYKNGVLVLGGDGRYFNREASQIIIKIAAGNGVGKILVGKEGIMSTPAVSAVIRNRKANGGFIMSASHNPGGPEYDWGIKFNYNSGQPAPESITDKIYGNTLSISEIKMADIPDVDLSTLRVTKYGNFSVEVVDPVSDYLELMENVFDFELIKSLLSQSDFRFIFDAMHAVTGAYAKPIFVDKLGASLDSISNGVPLEDFGHGHPDPNLTYAKDLVDIMYAENGPDFGAASDGDGDRNMVLGRGFFVTPSDSVAIIAANAQEAIPYFTSGPKGLARSMPTSGALDRVAEKLNLPFFEVPTGWKFFGNLMDAGKLSICGEESFGTGSDHIREKDGIWAVLAWLSIIAYRNKDKKPGDKLVSVADVVKEHWETYGRNFFSRYDYEECESEGANKMIQYLRDLVSKGKPGDKYGNYTLQFADDFTYTDPVDGSVVSKQGIRFVFTDGSRIIFRLSGTGSAGATVRIYIEQFEPDVSKHEMDAQIALKPLIDLALSVSKLKDFTGRDKPTVIT, encoded by the exons atgGCTTCCTCTACTTCTTGTTTGAGACTTGAAAATGTTATCTTTTCATCAACTAACAGAAAGCTGAGGCAAACTAATGCAAATGGCAGTGTCCTCCTCTCTTCACCTATccgttctctctctcttttatcacCATCTCCTTTGTTTTCACCAAAATTTGCtctcttaaaaaatttactttcagTTAGTTCTTCCCTCTCTGTCAAAGCTTCCTCTTCTACTGCCATTGCTGAACCTGAAGGCATCAAG ATTAATTCAGTGTCTACAAAGCCAATTGAGGGTCAGAAGACAGGGACAAGTGGTCTGCGAAAGAAG gtTAAGATTTTCAAGGAGGAAAACTACCTTGCAAATTGGATTCAG GCATTGTTTAATTCATTGCCACCAGAGGATTACAAGAATGGAGTGTTGGTCTTGGGAGGGGATGGTCGTTACTTCAACCGAGAAGCTTCACAG ataattatcaaaattgctGCTGGGAATGGTGTTGGTAAAATCCTTGTCGGCAA GGAAGGTATTATGTCCACTCCAGCTGTTTCTGCTGTGATCCGAAATAGGAAG GCCAATGGTGGATTTATAATGAGTGCAAGTCATAATCCTGGAGGGCCTGAATATGACTGGGGTATCAAG TTTAATTACAACAGTGGGCAACCTGCACCTGAATCCATCACAGACAAGATATATGGAAACACCCTTTCT ATATCTGAGATTAAGATGGCAGACATTCCTGATGTTGACCTTTCTACTCTCAGAGTCACAAAATATGGAAACTTTAGTGTTGAAGTAGTAGACCCAGTTTCTGATTATTTGGAGTTAATGGAG AATGTATTTGATTTTGAGCTCATCAAAAGTCTCCTTTCACAGTCTGATTTCAG GTTTATATTTGATGCCATGCATGCTGTTACTGGGGCTTATGCAAAACCTATCTTTGTGGACAAGCTTGGGGCCAGTCTG GATTCAATTTCAAATGGAGTGCCTCTGGAGGATTTTGGGCATGGCCATCCAGATCCTAATCTTAC ATATGCCAAGGACTTGGTCGACATCATGTATGCAGAGAACGGGCCAGATTTTGGAGCTGCAAGTGATG GAGACGGGGACAGAAACATGGTCCTAGGTAGAGGGTTTTTTGTCACTCCTTCAGATTCTGTTGCTATCATTGCTGCCAATGCGCAAGAAGCCATTCCATACTTTACAAGTGGCCCCAAG GGTTTAGCTCGGTCCATGCCAACAAGTGGTGCTCTAGATCGTGTGGCTGAAAAATTGAATCTTCCATTTTTTGAG GTCCCTACTGGTTGGAAATTTTTTGGGAATCTCATGGATGCCGGAAAATTGTCAATTTGTGGTGAAGAAAGTTTTGGTACTGGTTCTGATCACATTCGTGAGAAGGATGGCATATG GGCTGTTTTAGCATGGCTTTCAATTATTGCATACAGAAACAAAGACAAGAAACCAGGGGACAAGTTAGTATCTGTTGCTGATGTTGTGAAAGAGCATTGGGAAACCTATGGAAGAAATTTCTTTTCTAGATACGATTATGAA GAATGTGAATCAGAAGGTGCCAACAAAATGATACAGTATCTTAGAGATTTGGTCTCTAAGGGCAAACCAGGTGACAAGTATG GAAATTACACCCTTCAGTTTGCTGATGACTTTACATACACTGATCCT GTGGATGGAAGTGTGGTATCAAAGCAAGGCATCCGGTTTGTTTTCACTGATGGATCGAGGATCATATTCCGTCTATCT GGAACTGGATCAGCAGGTGCAACTGTAAGAATCTACATCGAACAGTTTGAACCAGATGTCTCTAAACATGAGATGGATGCTCAAATAGCCCTAAAACCATTAATAG aTCTGGCATTGTCTGTATCAAAGTTGAAAGACTTCACAGGAAGGGACAAGCCTACAGTCATCACTTGA